A region from the Dysidea avara chromosome 15, odDysAvar1.4, whole genome shotgun sequence genome encodes:
- the LOC136245661 gene encoding uncharacterized protein has protein sequence MFRKRQNLTCSLCSAASHLSFDISDYVKHIKIFHAHDPSFKVTCGIGGCQQTYSNFHTFVNHVSGMHNTVTPASQSDNCDAHNSAADDEQPNDDFDSGECSFGGVSYQDLLFTNNNDSLSPREMMKNTVATFLLGLKEKFKLTQTSIQGLVDGISALISQRISLLKSEVYKLLHQADFTGFEGLDECFEHHEHVFLGLETQYHQVKYYKEHFNLIEPLRVVLGEYRAWKGWGTKRKCVTEQDCLMYIPILETIQSLLNNSTLLSEIENGHQSSSVSSDYCDGKAYKSHPLFGTDKKALQLFLYFDELETCNPLGSKVKIHKLGAFYFALGNISPKYRSRISSIQLVALVKSDYISCYGMDTVLKPIVEDIKKLERGVDIVIHGVQKTVRGALAVISADNLGSLALGGFKESCSALRICRHCMTSKADSKTKFLEEQFELRNENDHKDHCKLIEADKSGAKSKEFGVNRDSVLNELKYFHVCNGGLLPDIMHDILEGALQYEVKLMLQWMIVSTLLHTG, from the exons ATGTTTCGTAAACGCCAAAACTTGACATGTTCACTGTGCTCAGCTGCTTCACACCTAAGCTTTGACATATCTGACTACGTTAAGCATATCAAAATCTTTCATGCCCATGATCCATCCTTCAAAGTTACGTGTGGAATTGGAGGATGTCAACAAACATACAGTAACTTTCATACGTTCGTGAATCATGTATCTGGTATGCATAACACTGTGACTCCTGCATCTCAGTCTGATAACTGTGATGCACACAATTCAGCAGCAGATGACGAGCAACCCAATGATGACTTTGATAGTGGTGAATGCAGTTTTGGTGGGGTATCTTATCAAGACTTATTGTTCACAAACAATAATGATTCACTATCACCTCGGGAAATGATGAAGAACACAGTTGCAACATTTTTACTTGGGTTAAAAGAAAAGTTTAAACTCACTCAAACATCAATTCAAGGACTTGTTGATGGAATATCAGCCCTGATTAGTCAACGTATAAGTCTTTTAAAGTCGGAA GTTTACAAACTGTTGCACCAAGCTGATTTCACTGGTTTTGAAGGCCTGGATGAATGTTTTGAGCATCATGAACATGTGTTTTTAGGATTAGAAACACAGTATCACCAAGTCAAATATTACAAGGAACACTTCAATCTAATT GAGCCTTTAAGGGTGGTTCTTGGTGAATATCGTGCGTGGAAAGGTTGGGGAACTAAGCGGAAGTGTGTTACAGAACAAGATTGCCTGATGTATATACCAATATTGGAAACAATTCAGAGTCTTTTGAATAACAGTACTTTACTATCAGAG ATTGAGAACGGACACCAGTCTTCATCAGTTTCCAGTGATTACTGTGATGGGAAGGCTTACAAATCACATCCCTTATTTGGAACTGATAAGAAGGCTCTGCAGTTGTTTCTGTATTTTGATGAGTTGGAGACATGCAACCCATTAGGATCCAAAGTGAAGATTCATAAATTAG GTGCTTTCtactttgcacttggaaatatttcTCCAAAGTATCGCTCTCGAATATCTAGCATTCAGCTGGTGGCATTGGTCAAGTCAGATTACATCAGTTGTTATGGAATGGACACGGTGTTGAAACCAATTGTTGAGGACATCAAGAAATTG GAGAGAGGTGTTGATATTGTGATCCATGGAGTTCAGAAGACAGTCCGAGGAGCCCTTGCAGTAATATCAGCTGACAACTTGGGAAGTCTTGCTTTAGGCGGATTTAAGGAAAGCTGTTCTGCTTTAAGAATTTGCAGACATTGTATGACATCTAAAGCTGACTCTAAAACAAAG TTTTTAGAGGAGCAGTTTGAACTAAGAAATGAGAATGACCATAAAGATCACTGTAAATTAATTGAAGCAGACAAGTCTGGTGCTAAATCAAAAGAGTTTGGGGTCAACAGAGATTCAGTGCTAAACGAATTGAAGTATTTTCATGTATGCAATGGGGGACTTCTACCAGACATAATGCATGACATCCTTGAGGGTGCCCTTCAATATGAGGTCAAACTGATGTTGCAGTGGATGATAGTCAGCACATTACTTCAcactggatga
- the LOC136245662 gene encoding uncharacterized protein isoform X1 — MSGDEEETLSCEAFGEFLLSQGVRSSVVTAVVDNRINSELFVGLEEEDLKEVAPAVGDRIKLRKILNEARKNSAQALSSTLDASSSSADVTTNLTIQTEAQILSNTLDESTSSSCAGVSTESSPIPIASPSPYSAVPVSTSNWHLNFTIPQLRTFSDAVKDAVRTGVTTFKARKEIIQVLRMYITAYTFYPKPEQYTTVYEAVTKVSGALR, encoded by the exons ATGAGTGGTGACGAAGAGGAGACGCTAAGCTGTGAGGCCTTTGGAGAATTCCTTCTGTCTCAAGGAGTACGCAGTAGTGTTGTTACAGCGGTTGTAGACAATCGAATCAACAGCGAACTTTTTGTTGGGCTGGAGGAGGAAGATCTAAAAGAAGTAGCACCTGCTGTTGGAGATCGAATCAAATTGCGGAAAATACTAAACGAAGCTAGGAAGAATTCG GCTCAAgcgctaagcagtactttagaTGCAAGTTCATCGAGTGCTGATGTTACAACTAACTTAACCATTCAAACTGAG GCTCAAATCCTAAGCAATACTTTAGATGAGAgtacatcatcatcatgtgcTGGTGTTTCAACCGAATCATCCCCCATTCCAATTGCCAGTCCTTCACCATATTCTGCAGTACCAGTGTCAACCAGTAATTGGCATTTAAACTTTACCATCCCACAACTTAGAACATTTTCGGATGCTGTCAAGGATGCTGTAAGAACTGGGGTGACAACATTCAAGGCACGAAAAGAAATAATCCAAGTACTTCGGATGTACATCACAGCTTATACATTTTATCCAAAGCCAGAACAGTACACAACTGTGTACGAAGCTGTTACAAAAGTATCCGGAGCTCTGCGATAA
- the LOC136245662 gene encoding uncharacterized protein isoform X2, with the protein MEGSVKDNMKDWSIWCAKVVELAKIESANRPFIKKLLESMQVGLDLPKPEAHDMAYLEILSRLLYPRGFPKITIFMKHFERTDIDVDAEVSAIEQTELYLVITGRPGEVSAQTFVCCEKQVFVISRSIQDGVMDLMGVYFTFDIIFPKHTCSILIFIQHYIFKLVDDQPLPPATLKLVSNLQKMDTTS; encoded by the exons ATGGAAGGAAGTGTAAAGGATAATATGAAGGACTGGTCGATATGGTGTGCAAAAGTTGTTGAGCTGGCAAAGATAGAATCAGCCAATAGACCGTTCATAAAGAAGCTATTGGAATCCATGCAGGTGGGTTTAGATTTACCCAAACCTGAAG CACATGATATGGCTTACTTGGAAATATTGAGTCGACTTCTGTATCCCCGCGGATTTCCGAAGATCACTATTTTTATGAAGCATTTTGAG AGGACCGATATTGATGTAGATGCTGAAGTTTCTGCCATTGAACAGACTGAACTGTATTTGGTTATCACTGGTCGTCCTGGTGAAGTGTCTGCTCAAACATTTGTGTGCTGTGAGAAGCAGGTTTTTGTCATATCAAGATCTATTCAAGATGGTGTGATGGACTTGATGGGTGTTTATTTCACCTTTGACATAATTTTCCCAAAGCACACTTGTTCCATCCTGATTTTCATCCAACATTACATTTTCAAACTGGTTGATGATCAGCCACTTCCACCTGCTACACTGAAGCTTGTTAGTAACCTACAGAAAATGGACACAACGTCATGA